One Populus nigra chromosome 16, ddPopNigr1.1, whole genome shotgun sequence genomic window, TTACGGATGACCAGTTGAATGGCTTGCGATAGTAGTAAAGCATTCCTCGattatcaagaacaaaaaacctTCTTTTCCAATCACCTCTTAAATTTGAGGAACGCTTTGATAGATATCCTTGTCGAATGGTTTGAACCTGTATAATTGTAGTCTTAGCTAGTCATGCAAGCAGAGATACCATGAGGATGAAGTAATTGTGgggaaaagacaaaattttcaacttatAGACAAAATCTTGTTAAAGGTGAGCTACACTTGCGAACTACCTTCCCCTTAGCAGCAGATTGCATAACCTCCTCTATCACTTTTTGTGAACTCCTAGCAGCAGGTCGCACGCTATCTTCACGAGGAGAACTGAAAATGTCATTTACAGAATGCCTACTTTCTTGATCAATATGCTTCATGAACTCTTGCATCCTTTCATGAAGGGATACTTGATCATAGTTGGAACATTCTCTACATTGTTGTGCATAAGCCAAGACCTATAACATAATAACCAATGGCTCATATATTGTTTCAACTAAGAGAAATTTAAAAGGTGAGGCTACAAATATGAAGCAGCCAACTTCTGCAACAAGGAGAGACAATCAAAGAAGAGGACAAGAAAGAATGTTCTGGCTTAATCAGATTAATGGATACTGGAATTTAGAACCTCATGTAGGAGGCAAGCCACAAAATTAACCTTACGAAAAATTCTACTAATTGAAAGTCAGTCCCCTCTATAAGTGGGGCAAAATTGGTCAATTATTAGTGGAGTCAAAAGACATAGTGCTTAATTGGTACATTTCAATTTCAAGCAACCCTTCATAAACCATCGAGGGCTTTACCCTTTCTGTTCATGTTGCTTGACTAGAAACTTTTATACTCTCCTTTTTTAACCAGTCCTAAAGGTGTCCTAGATGGCATAGACAATCTTTTGTTCACATGGTCAATTAGATCTTCTTAAATAAGAGTTGAATGATGGTAATAATGATTATAGGATCTTGTATTTTTCTTCGAAAAATGCCTTTTCAAccccataaaaaagaaaaacagaaaaaaatgaaagcttCTTCAAGGTCACTTATGGACAACTCCACGATACAAGAATTAAGGACTTgagaaattgtttttgaaaagaaaaatgtgcTTTTTGGGGAAACTgaactaattttttaacaatacaaTTTTGTGAGggaacaattaaaattaaaaaggaccTGGTTAATGAAAGGCTCCATCTGGTGCAATAGCTCATATccctgaaaaaatcaagaattcaaAGTCAACAACATACAGATTCGAGAATGAATTCAACCTTAATATGATCACATGATCACTGAGGTACCTGCTTGAAGAATCGAAGATGAGCATCCATTGTTCCACTAACAGCCTCCAGAAACTCAAATCTCCTCTTGGCCTCGACAACAGAAAGAGCACTAATCTGAAGATAGAAAATCATGTATTATATTTAATCCAACCTGcttattaaaaagtttatagGATCCATGTTACTCGGTTGAATAAACTTACCAAATTAAAGCGTGCTTGCTCAAAAGAGGATCTTGCATTGTGCAGTTCCTGGAACGGTCTCTCTACCAAATTAGATTTAAACTGATGGTTACCTATGATTAACTACCTGAACAACCTACAGAACAAAACTAGATGGTGCTTTAGTATTAGAAGTCAGATGCAATGGATTGTACCTCCTGTATAGCAGAAGTTACATCCATCCTAGTACTCTTCCTCAGTGAAAGAAACTTATCACGCGCCTGCAGCACAACATCAAATTGGAACTGAATTTTGTCATGATCAAGTATATATTGGGCAACACAATCCTCGAAAATTGAAGTTTATTAACCATAAATAATTACTCATGCAGAAGAACCCtcttcagaaaagaaaagaagtccTAGCAACACTTCTGAATGGAAATGAAAAACCATTCTATAAAACAAGGAGATAGAAACTAATCTGAAAGAAATTAGCGAGTGTGGACCTAGAAGATGATAGTGATGTATTGTTATTAGTTTTATAGGTATGATTATTATCAGTTTTATAGGTATGATTATTATCGGATAAAGAAGAATATATAATCAAGAGATTGAAAACCTAAACATAAGGTGGACTTGGATTACAGTTGCATATAAATCAATCAACTCTAATGTCCCTTTTCTATGAGTTTTTTCATTCTTGTTCTGGATATAAGCAGCATCTACCACGAGTACCTTTCTCCTGCAACTACCAGTATATTTTGCCCCTGTATTAGTCTTTCAAGTCCAAGGGATATGAGTTCACCTTccagaaaaaaacagagcaaaTGAATCCATAAGGCAGATGGGAAAGGTACCCTATGAGGAAATCTATTATGAAGGGCATTTATTACTTGGACCATATTTGTAATTATTTCCATACTTTTACATAAAACACTTGGAAATTTTGAATCTCACAATTGCTGCTTCTATCGGCTTACTAAGAATCTGGATATGTAAATATCTATCTGCATGCAAAACATATGCATTTACTGGGAAACCAATATCACCAAAAATTGAGAGATATTGGTAAATAATTTACTcaagttttcttttctatatgaTGATTCTTGGGTTAACTTGTTAGTACCTTTGTACCACATAATTTCTCCTCAACATTTAGAAAGGAAACcagaaaaacatgttttgaaattttagtgtgcATTTACAATGCCTTTGTGCAAAAACAACATTGAGATATGACCCAATCAGGAATGAAAATGTAATCACGAGTAATGAAGGCCATCACAATGCCAGCTGAATTACATGGAATTTAGAGAATGAAAACCACAATAAGGTTGCAACAGAGATTATCAGCAGACAAGATACGGAATTTACATGCATACCTTCAAAGTTATATCATAGTATTAGATGAACAACCCACCTGATCATACATCACGGAAGCCTTGTCAAAACGTTTCCGTGCTTCCTGCAACAATAAAAGATTAACTGTAGCTAAGCAACAGTCTTTTTAGAGAGAAGTCCAAGATTGTTCTCAGAGCTTAGATGATGGTCAATGAAAAATGGATATATTTCTGATTATATATTATGAGCACACTATagtttcaacaaataaaaaacgaaGTCAGTGTATAAGGAATTCTTCTTAAGCAACAGTATTATGAAGTCCAAACTTGCAGGCATTGACTTTTTTATACAAAGAAAGCATCTATTTGACAGGAAATACGAAGTACCTTGATGTCTTGCAGATCAAAATTAACAAAGTTCTGCAACTTATCATTTAGCATGTGCTCCACCTGAGAAGGCCAATTTCAAATGGCGGTACAGCAAATCACTTAAAACAGTTTTCCATATTCTGTATTTAAATGGACAAAATGAAAACCATATCTAGCAAGTCCAGGAAGCATGCAAACCGTGTTATAAATTGTCTACCTGTGACCGAAGAACTTCCTTGTATGTACCAATTTCTCTCAACGTGATTGTGAATTTGTTCATAACAGGACCTAAGGACGACCAAAAAAATGCAGTACTAGGTTATGAACAGCTAATGCATTGAGTTGTTTATTAGGTCccttagattgtttttttgcttttttgataGAATAGGTCCCTTGAATTTTACATATAACAGAAATTATGGCAAATATAACAGCatttggaaagaaagaaaaaagtgatAAAGATAAAAGCACGAATAAGATACATGTAACAGGCTGCGCAACAATACATGTTACTTCATCTTGACCGGCCAAGAGTTAATGTGATTTGAGTATATTTTGCACTCTCAGGGAAAAACCCCAAATCTAAACTCAAGACTGGTTTTTCAAAAGCTAATGTGATTTTATTAACATTCATCCTGTCATGAAAATGATTCAATATTAAGCTACGCCCAATTACAGCTTACCTTGGCTAAGTATCACTTAATTATGCCCtaaactaataataaaattatccatACCAGTTAAAAATGCATGCATGCAACAGATGAACAGAAAATTTTGACATGCTGCACGAACATTTGGACCATACTATGGAGCACGTCAGCTAGTTACACCAGTGATTATCTTCACATCATATCAGGATAAAAATAAGGGACGATTTCAGTTGGAGAGAGATGTTGAATTTCAAATGCAAGTCAGTCCAAATACTTCACAGCAAGTAACCATGTATGCTTTCTATCCGTCAAAGTTACAAGACAAAGCAGTTCACTCAACTGGGGCAATAGCTAACTATCTACTTAGCGACACAAGCAGAGTTACAGGCAGAGCATTGCTCTTATCCAGCAACATAAAAAGCAACAACAAATTCACTTGATAAGCAAAAACAGAAAACGTGGATATTACCTCCAAAAGCAACACAAATAGGATCATTATGTCCTCCTCCAAAAGCTTCAAGCGCACTCGCAAAAGCAATATCCCCATCATATCCTTCTCCAAGCCCTTCTCTGCAAATTTCAACAAACACAACACTAAGCAACATTTTCGACATCACAGAATAAACTCGACATTATACGAACGACAACTTAGACTTACGTGTACTTTCGACATCCTTTGTAGAACTTCAAACACCTCCCTCGTAATGCCTCCGCGCTTTCTTCCATGCATTGCATCTATTTTCACACCAATTTGCTACAAATTAACCATAAtccaaacacacacatacacttaaaaaaaaaggtgcataAATTCATAATGTTCACGTGCAAAATTCACAATAAACACAtgtagagtaaaattaaaaaaaataattacagcaGAATCCTTAATGATGAGTAattataaacaattaattaataaggtAGCTTAGCATTTGGAATTATAATTTCTTGTCCTCCAGCGAAAATtaatgcaaaaaagaaaatgctTAAGAAAAAAACTGCGTTCAAAATGCTATCAATGCAATGTGGAATTCGTGGAGATTAATCGGATCAGAAACAGGAAGTTTCGGTTCAGAATATCGGCGAcgaaacaaaaagaagagagaaacctGTTGCCGAAACATCGGCGAATCGTCAAGTTTAGAGaactgcatttttatttttaaaaaaaattttctgcaataataattgaaaattcttcttcttcttcttcttctttgtttgttCTGTCGTTTCAGCTTTCGAATGTGTGCGTAAAGAGAGAGGCGGAGAGGAGAcagctcctttttcttttttactaaaaaaggagaaaatgcgTGTAGTTGATTAACGGCCGCAATCGATGGAATTTTTGCGTTGATTAGATTAGAAGGATTTATCAAAGCAGCCTTCTTTTTTGGCGAACTTTAATGGCTGTCTCTCAAAACCAGCGCCCCCGCCCTTTGTTTTCGCTCTctctaaacaaaaagaaaaacctctCATTTTCGTCCCTTTTTTGTATCAATTTAGCAAACGAGTCCCTGTATAAAAAACATTTGGTCCTGTAATATATCACATTTTGCCAGTTTCACCCAATGAGAATCCATTGCATGTTTAGCTGGCTTACTTGGCTTTACCATGAAAGGAAGAACTTATGGAGAAAAAAATAGGTTACAAAAGCGTTTAGTTATATGTGTTATTGAATAGCTGTTTCAAATAATCCCTATTGAATTTCAATATCCCCTTTTACAACTAAAAATTGAcagtattatttataaattctaaatgaGAGAGAATAGAATTCTCATAATATTAGGAGTATTTAGCGCTACGATTagaccatgtttttttaaaaaatatttttttttgtttcaaaatatttttattaatttttgaaagttttaacatattaatattaaaaataaattttaaaaaataaaaaatatatattattttcatgtattaaaaaaaaaaaacttttcagaaTACAATCTTTCCAACTTATCCAAACACCTACAAGAAAGATCACATGAAGCAAATTTAGGCCTGGTACTAAAAGACAAGGCCCTCTTCCATCACCAACGTAAAATTTGGAATCTCATTTCAGACAGCAAAATATTGAAGGCACAACCACCATGTTCAGCTAGTTTACGAGAGTTCGGAAATaaataggcaaaaaaaaaaaattatcaatcccAAAATTCAAAAGGAATTGTCAACAGGGAAATAAACTAAATACAACTAAAATCCCTCCAGCTGATCTGACTACGAAATGAATACACCCAGTGCCTCGAAAAGGAATCCCCCGCCTCTCTTTTGGTGGGGGAGGAGGTGTCTAATCAAACGCTTCATCAACAGAACTCATCGCCAGAGCCTACTTATGAAGCCCTTCTTGTCCTTCTTCATCCTGTTTTCTAGAGATGGGAAATCAATGCAGTTATAGGCAAGGTCTAGAACAATAGGATTTCGAGGTATTGATTGGAAAGCTGGAGGGAAGACTTCGATGCGCGGAACACTTTTGACATTTGGTTCCCCAACTGCTGACTCGTAGACATCAAGTTTCTCAAGGAGGAATTTCTCCACCTGATACATTCAAATCAGTAAGTCAACCAAGATCAGACGTGCACAAGCAGGAGCTGAAGCGACTCCCTTGAATTATTCATAGGATGTAACAAACATTATGTAATGATCGCAGACAAATAGAAGCACTAAAGTGAAAGAGAAGCTATAAGGCTAATAAGGAGAACCCATAATAGAACAAACTAACtaattagaatttataatttattcatgACAACTTTATAGCTGGTCAGGATAGCTTAAAAGTATCTGCAGAATATTAATGCAAAGCTTATATCAGAGAATCTGTCTATAGAAACCAACAAAGAACTCGGAGCATCCTTGTCCGGTACCTGGCTAATGCCAGCTTACTCTCTTTTAGTAAACAATAAGGAATGGTGGTCCTCGTCTATTCTGTGAGAAgcaaaagggaaaaacaaagcCCAGATGGTTTACCTTCTTGTCCACTCCGCTGAGTGATATCGTGGAAACTTTCTTTGAAAGATTCTCCGAAACCTTCTCATGCTCCATGATCCCAGTAGCATGCTCTATGCAACTGTTAGCTCTGCACTCGTTGTATAGTGTtctcaactctttgatcgttaCCTGTTATACAAAATCATTAACAGTCCAAGACAACCATTTGGCATGTCATACAACTTGCACGTCATGAATCAAAATCACACCAAGAAAGCATCAACAAGAAAATGTTCCTTAGGGTACAAAGCaactaaaaaaaccacaatATATGTAAAGGATTGCCCAAAGTTTTAGTCTCCTTTCTTTAGGCTACATCACCTCATCAGTGCTCCTCACAGTTTGGAATTTCTTTAGGGCATTTTCAGCAAGGGATCGAGCATGGCAGTATAATACATATGCTTCTGCTCGCTTTCCAGCTGAACTATATGATTTTGCCAAGTAGAAGCACCTGCAAATATTTCAGGAGAAGAAAGATTAATAAAGATCCTAAACCTGGCAAGGATAAATTGATTGGCTCTTGGAGAACCAGCTTCAATTGTTTAATTCTGATAAGCAGGAATGTAACCGTTGATGTGCATTGTGAAGGGCATAATTAGGCAAGTACATAAGAAAAGATCATTGGGAAAGCAAAGGATGATTAAAGTTGATGATATGGGAGGATAAGATATCTAGCCATCAAGTGATTTCTTGAATATCACTTATAACACCCCCAAACACGAAAGGGATTGTCAAGAGATTCAACCAATCAAGAACTATCAATTGGGGGAAAATGTAAGTGAAgcagcaaaaaaaatcaatctaatgaATTGGTATAAATTTCAAATCCCAACCTTTGTGCTCGGAAAGCCGTACTTCGAAGATCACAGTCTTCAGTGAATTCTACTTCTTCAGGTTTTCGGTCTCTTCCAGAACTAACTAAATCAGAAAGGTCAGCTGTATTCTGTCAAACATAACATTAATAGAAACACAAGAGGTTAGTTATTTTGCTGAGATAGTGGCAAGTTTTGTATTCAGCAGTAGTTCAAATCATTcctgtaaaaagaaaatacatgttGGAAACACATGCATAAGGAAAGATTGCTAACCTGTAATAAACGATCATACAAGCGAACAAGCTCTTCAGGCTTGGTAACTTTCTCATTTTTGTCATCTCGGCGCCAGGTAAGTTTACTCTTGGCAATGCTAACCAACAACTGGTTACGCTCAATGGTACGCTGTCCTAGTACAGCACTAACAGCTTTATCAAGCCCATTTAACTCATCTTTGACACTGTCAGCATTACCAGCACTGACCTAAAAAATAGTGTACAAAAAGTTAATTATGGAGGATTGGAATATAAAATGATTAACAAAACTaagactataaaaatatttaaaaaacaaccaaaattaCGATGGTACAAGcaggaaaaaagaaggaaaacaatTAACAAGATTTGGCTGAACTTCCACACACCAAGTCACTGCGAATGAAGCTCCTAGCCTCGTGATATGCCGTGAAAATTTTGTCAAAGACAGCTAATTTTTTCTCAGCTGGGATTGAATCTGCTGCAGGACCATGCAAATCCTTCTCCAATTCTTGTGCTGAAATAATCATCAGACAAGAGACATAGTTTCAGGCTCTGTTAGAGGCATAAAAATAAGTGAGGGGGAAAATGGCCAGCAAATTATGAACATTCAATCCACTTCTTAATGAAATTGATGAAATCTAGGTATTGTAACATAGAGATCAATCTCTCAATAAACCTATTCTAATAATCCAACCTGCTAACAAGTCAGTACATTAATGCATCACTAGCAGAGAAGAAACTATTTGGCATATATTGCCATCACCCACGTTGAATCATGCATTCCCATTCAAAGATACACATGAACAGAATATATCAATCAACAATCAGTTCATAAAATTTAGAGAGAACCAGTTTATAAAATTTAGAGATGAGAATCattaaaaagaaggagaaatagcaTAATGACCATCCTTGTAATTGTTCAAGAGCTGCTAAAAGAGAAGATTTCATAGCAGAAATggatttttgctaaaaaaaacaattacaggaggtGATTACACACCCACCACAAATATAGTACTCCATGATAATATTCCCGCCTAAAGTTTTACTCATGGAAAGAAAATGTGAACCTTTTAAAATGGCAACCCGAGTTTTTGCATTTGAAATTGGAAATCTGTGACCAAGCCAATGAAACTCTGTCAGGGA contains:
- the LOC133676255 gene encoding uncharacterized protein LOC133676255, which codes for MAKENEAIAMEVDGPKSNNSDQINPRYSINVLQLLKSAQMQHGLRHGDYARYRRYCTARLRRLYKSLKFTHGRGKYTRRAINESTVTEVRYLHMVLYTAERAWSHAMEKRQLLDGPNAKQRIYLIGRLRKAVKWADLFSGLCAAKGDSRTSLEAEAYASYMNGLLLFEQDRNWDTALKNFISSRAVYEELGKYGDLENQVLCRERVEELEPSIRYCRHKIGESNLKTSELLQIGEMEGPALDLFKAKLEAAMAEARSQQAASLTEFHWLGHRFPISNAKTRVAILKAQELEKDLHGPAADSIPAEKKLAVFDKIFTAYHEARSFIRSDLVSAGNADSVKDELNGLDKAVSAVLGQRTIERNQLLVSIAKSKLTWRRDDKNEKVTKPEELVRLYDRLLQNTADLSDLVSSGRDRKPEEVEFTEDCDLRSTAFRAQRCFYLAKSYSSAGKRAEAYVLYCHARSLAENALKKFQTVRSTDEVTIKELRTLYNECRANSCIEHATGIMEHEKVSENLSKKVSTISLSGVDKKVEKFLLEKLDVYESAVGEPNVKSVPRIEVFPPAFQSIPRNPIVLDLAYNCIDFPSLENRMKKDKKGFISRLWR